The nucleotide window TGATGCAGTTTGTGCTACGGATGTGGTTCTGCCCCTCACCTTTCGTTTCCGATGGCGTCCCAGTCCAAACGGGACTGTCCTCCGGAATGGCCAGGAGAAGAAATGTTTTGAAAGCCCACATCGGGCTGCCGTCGCTGATATAAAGCTCCGCCACTTTTTCATTCGGATAGGCATATCCCACTGAAAGCAGCCCGGCGTTTGTCAGGATGCCCTTGCCGAAAAACCATTCCACGTTGTGTGTCGCAAGTTTCCGGCATTTTGCCAGATCCACGCCCGGCACGCGCGCCCAGGCGCAGGCGCTCCAGAAGGCGCTCACGGCAAACCGGTAGGTCAGGCTCCTTCCATAGGGAATGTTTCTGCCGCAGGAATCAAAATACCATTCAAAGTCCTTCGAAAACTCAAGCGCTCTTTCGTGAACGGTGGCGGTAAATTGGGGCCGTTCCTCCCTCAGCCATTCCGCGGCAACAATCAGATAGAACTGGATTGCCCACGGAACGTAATAGTCGAACTGCCGGTAATAACCGTCGGCATACCATCCATCCCCGATGTACATCTTCTCTACCTCCTCCAAAAGCCCGTCGATCAGCGAGCGGTCGTACGGCAATCCGAGCTTCTGTTTGGCCAGATGGATGAGTACCGGAAACAGATTCCAGTTATTGATGGAATATTTGAAGCTCGCCAGGATCTCGTCGAACCAGCGGTTGATCCCCTCTTTGGTTTCATCCGGCATTTTGTCCCAGAGCATCCCGCGGGCGACGACAAGGGCGTACGCGAGTGCGGATCCCTCCACGATGCCCTGGTCCATCACCGGGTTGGGAAGTTCCCAGCAATCGCTCCGGCGCCGGTCCACTCCTTTTGCGATCATCTCCCGGATGAACGCGGCAACACCCGCCTTCTCACCCGACTCGAGCAGGATTTCCGGGTCGTTCTTTTCCAACGCCAGCAACGGCGCAGCCAGCCATAAAAGCCGGAGTTCCCATTCCTTGCGGCGCGCATCCGGGCGCGAGACGCTGGCGGTGGATTGGAAATGTATTTTTGCCGTCCGGCCCGACCGGATCTCCTCCAGGATGGGGCGCAAGAGGCGCAAACCCAATGCAAACCAATCTTTTCTGGAATCAAGCGGTACAGATGAATCGGAAACGGGGGTGTTAGGATTCATGCCATGCGTCCGAGCATCGGGCGCGTGACCTCGTGTTGAAGAGGCTTGCCTTTTGTATAGCGGAGCCCCTCCCCGGCCATCCAATGTCCCATCCGCGTAATTTCATTCCCCATGCTTCCCGCGATATGGGGGGTAAGAATGACATTTTCCAGGGTCCAAAGAGGCGAATCGGGTCGGAGGGGTTCACGCTGCGTCACATCGAGGATGGCCGTGATGTCGGAACGTTCGGCCAGCACCCGGCACAAATCCGGTTCGCAAATAACCGCACCGCGCGCGGTATTGATCAAGGTGGATGCGGGTTTCATCAGGCGCAGCAGGCGCTCATTCACAAGATTTTCCGTCTCGGGCAACCACGGTGTGTGGAGGCTGATCACATCAGCGCGACGGAAAACTTCCTCGAGAGGCAACAATTTAACACCCAGTTTTTTAGCTTGGGCGGGAGAAACGAATGGGTCGTAGGCAATCACCTCAACCTCATGATCCGCAAGTTTCCACGCCACAGTCCGGGCCACGGCTCCCAGGGAAATCAGTCCGATCACGGAGCTATAAACACCCGGCACATCGCTCTGGTGGCGCCACACATGACGCATCCGGCAGTCATTTGCATGGTGCCAAAAGCGCTTCAGGCTGAGGAGAATGACGGCCAATGTATATTCAGCAACCGGAATGGCGTTCGCCGCCCATGCGCTGCTGATTCGTATCCCGCGGTCAAACGCTTCCTCGGTGGCCCAACCTTTGACGGATCCGGCAGCATAAAAGACAGCCCGAAGCTTCGGAAACCGGGCAAGAAACTTCTCATCCATGACGGCCATGTTCCATGTGGCAAAGAGAATTTCAATCTGCTCCGTAATATCGGGATGTTCCAGCCAGTTCTCGAGATCCAGTTCGGGTTCCACCAGCTTGATTGAGCGGGATAATCTGGTCCGAAGATCGCCGGGATATGCCAGGTCCAGGCATCTGTCGAATCCGAAAAAGCCTCCTACTGGAGCCTTCCTGCGGGATTTATTCTTGCTGTGGCGTTGCTTCGCCTTTTCATTATTCATATTTTTTCCAACGCCCAACCCTGCCTGATTCATCAGTGGAGATCATCCTGAAAATATGTTGCAACACAACTAAAATGCTCAGACGCAGAATCAAGCGCCCAAATGAAGCTCCCCAACCTTGCGGAAGGCGTCTCAACAACTCCTTCGACGCGAAACCTCACCGAAGCTCATCCGCAGTCTTACACCCGTGACCTTCTGCAAGTGTTAAGTCTTCGCTCTCCCATCGTCCGAGAACCATCAGGGCAGGCCGGGATTTGAAACGTGTTCAAGTTTTCAGTTTCAAGTGTGCTTTGTGATCTTCATGTACCTGGGTTGGATATTTACGGGCAAACATTAATTTGCTGCTAAAATGTTATATTAAAAAGGGGTATATGGCGCAACGCGTTGCATGCGCAATCCGTTGCCTCACTCAAAAACAGCTCTAATAATAATATCAGGCATATTAGTTGTGAAGCATCTGGGACTCAATTATCAGCCACGTACCGTCGCTTCTTATAATATGGCCGTTTATTCTCTCTCCGATCTTCGCAAACTCTTTTGCAATAATTACAATACTTGCATTTCAAAAGAATTATTGTATATCTTAAG belongs to Candidatus Methylacidiphilales bacterium and includes:
- a CDS encoding DUF2264 domain-containing protein, which translates into the protein MNPNTPVSDSSVPLDSRKDWFALGLRLLRPILEEIRSGRTAKIHFQSTASVSRPDARRKEWELRLLWLAAPLLALEKNDPEILLESGEKAGVAAFIREMIAKGVDRRRSDCWELPNPVMDQGIVEGSALAYALVVARGMLWDKMPDETKEGINRWFDEILASFKYSINNWNLFPVLIHLAKQKLGLPYDRSLIDGLLEEVEKMYIGDGWYADGYYRQFDYYVPWAIQFYLIVAAEWLREERPQFTATVHERALEFSKDFEWYFDSCGRNIPYGRSLTYRFAVSAFWSACAWARVPGVDLAKCRKLATHNVEWFFGKGILTNAGLLSVGYAYPNEKVAELYISDGSPMWAFKTFLLLAIPEDSPVWTGTPSETKGEGQNHIRSTNCIIARRDGGQHAVLYNGGSFHPYNLGNHPAKYGKFAYSSHFGFNVADETQPSMDSILSLSPDGQLWSHRHHFEILPSETGCLLSKHQPFSWDPSTLVATALVVWGDWHVRLHWLQLACDYIVRDGAFPVAVTNCEYIDKESFQWKDGMGLFTHAGSCAIFGELGASTLSLTGRQIQVNLYERAVVVPFREAKCAAGAHFWATSVYASSRRSAPEAVAAQRPRVEWKHPGNATVIWPDASSCSIAMRMPEQPLKIHAGDGKVWDMETRKVVAS
- a CDS encoding hydroxyacid dehydrogenase, whose translation is MNNEKAKQRHSKNKSRRKAPVGGFFGFDRCLDLAYPGDLRTRLSRSIKLVEPELDLENWLEHPDITEQIEILFATWNMAVMDEKFLARFPKLRAVFYAAGSVKGWATEEAFDRGIRISSAWAANAIPVAEYTLAVILLSLKRFWHHANDCRMRHVWRHQSDVPGVYSSVIGLISLGAVARTVAWKLADHEVEVIAYDPFVSPAQAKKLGVKLLPLEEVFRRADVISLHTPWLPETENLVNERLLRLMKPASTLINTARGAVICEPDLCRVLAERSDITAILDVTQREPLRPDSPLWTLENVILTPHIAGSMGNEITRMGHWMAGEGLRYTKGKPLQHEVTRPMLGRMA